Proteins encoded by one window of Blautia argi:
- a CDS encoding ABC transporter ATP-binding protein, with translation MEAILQVRNLKKYYGKGDTLVKALDGVNLDIEAGKFTAIIGSSGSGKSTLLNMLGGLDRPTSGSIKVGHTELSELNSEEATVFRRQQIGFVFQNYNLVPVLNVWENIIFPVAIDGKKPDKKFIMQVVKLLGLEKKLDGMPNQLSGGQQQRVAIARALASKPSIVLADEPTGNLDTKTSDDVIGLLKMTGKEFHQTIVMITHNPEIAQMADCIVRIEDGKLVQQ, from the coding sequence ATGGAAGCTATTTTACAGGTGCGAAATCTGAAAAAATATTACGGAAAAGGAGATACTCTGGTAAAGGCTTTGGACGGAGTGAATCTGGATATAGAGGCAGGAAAATTTACCGCAATTATCGGAAGCTCAGGCAGCGGAAAAAGCACCCTTTTAAATATGCTGGGCGGTCTGGACCGCCCCACTTCAGGAAGCATTAAAGTGGGACATACGGAGCTTTCCGAGTTAAACAGCGAGGAAGCCACCGTGTTTCGCCGTCAGCAGATAGGCTTTGTCTTCCAGAATTACAATCTGGTGCCGGTGTTAAATGTGTGGGAGAATATTATTTTTCCGGTTGCCATAGACGGAAAAAAACCGGACAAAAAATTTATTATGCAGGTAGTGAAGCTTCTGGGATTGGAAAAAAAGCTGGACGGTATGCCGAATCAGCTTTCCGGAGGACAGCAGCAGAGAGTGGCCATTGCACGGGCGCTGGCTTCTAAGCCCTCTATTGTCTTAGCCGATGAGCCTACCGGAAACTTAGACACGAAGACCAGTGACGATGTAATCGGACTTTTGAAAATGACGGGAAAAGAGTTTCACCAGACCATTGTGATGATTACCCACAATCCGGAAATTGCGCAAATGGCGGATTGCATTGTCCGTATAGAAGACGGAAAGCTGGTACAGCAGTAG
- a CDS encoding ABC transporter permease, translated as MKKNSLMKTLTNRVFRQNKGRNFVAVFAILLTTLMFTTLFVLAQSISENMVVMNFRQSGYDAQASFKQITEEEVKKIKNHEEVKEVGESLVLGLAENEKLAGRQVEIRWADELYASHSFAAPVTGHMPEKENEVAVGVEVLDRLGIPHKLGEKVTLQWRKDLQSFEVTESTFTLCGFWDDNMSSYASYAWVSKEFAQEMIKGVENPKDQILGTRMAQVHLKSTKNIEDTMNRILGDTGLENLEYGVNLAYSPEMGVQAVQESLPMYASMLLVFVAGYLIIYNIFQISVSADIQFYGKLKTLGTTKKQIKKLIYGQANRLCLIGIPLGLLLGWLLGKKLVPALISWAEGTAVVSVNPLIFLGSAVFAWLTVMISCLRPARIAGKISPVEALRYCDAETRTKKKKKKRPQTVTVAQMAWANLWRNKKRTVTVLLSLTLALVLLSAFYAKNAAFDMNIYLEELAIADFQFDDADSEERVNGYDPLESTVDEALLEKLRKLPGKTGEGRAYSREISMTLSDNAVKNMKNYYTAEVLQEWASYDKAGAEGCEQAMETKEVRAEIWGIEGIPLESQTKESYLLNGTFDKDKFATGKYILAEGPGTEEKGVTMPTYSVGEKVEIQGETFEVMAVTAPLVSVTEGASEKGNKNGYSMKFLLPADVFSGLWPDSTVRKFYVNVDTEKVLEAEEQVQAYLRETGNSSNLTSKNTIAQQYEKETRSSAVMGNAISIIIAIVGILNFINSMVTSVVSRRKEFAMIQSVGMGKKQLRKMLVLEGLYYAGLTLTASYLFSSLVVGIVIRGMTQGGMTSFHFTLFPLVICTPLLVAFAVAVPYFCFRNLEKQSLVERLRNE; from the coding sequence ATGAAGAAAAACAGTCTTATGAAAACCCTGACCAATCGGGTCTTTCGTCAAAATAAGGGGCGCAATTTTGTAGCGGTTTTTGCCATTCTTTTAACCACCCTGATGTTCACAACTCTATTTGTGCTGGCACAAAGCATCAGTGAAAATATGGTGGTTATGAATTTCCGGCAGTCCGGGTACGATGCACAGGCCTCTTTTAAACAGATTACAGAAGAGGAAGTAAAGAAAATCAAAAACCATGAAGAGGTCAAAGAAGTGGGAGAGAGTCTTGTGCTGGGACTGGCAGAAAATGAAAAGCTGGCAGGACGTCAGGTGGAAATCCGCTGGGCAGATGAGTTGTACGCTTCTCATTCTTTTGCTGCGCCAGTAACCGGGCATATGCCGGAAAAGGAAAACGAGGTGGCAGTGGGCGTGGAGGTGCTGGACAGACTGGGAATCCCTCATAAACTGGGAGAAAAGGTGACGCTGCAGTGGCGTAAGGACCTTCAAAGCTTTGAGGTAACAGAAAGCACCTTTACGCTCTGCGGATTCTGGGACGACAATATGTCCTCTTATGCCAGCTATGCCTGGGTGAGCAAAGAATTTGCACAGGAAATGATAAAAGGCGTGGAGAATCCCAAGGACCAGATATTGGGAACGCGTATGGCACAGGTGCATTTAAAAAGCACGAAAAACATAGAAGATACCATGAACAGGATTTTAGGAGATACAGGTCTGGAAAATCTGGAATATGGGGTAAACCTGGCCTATTCTCCGGAAATGGGTGTACAGGCGGTACAGGAGAGTCTTCCCATGTATGCGAGCATGCTTCTGGTATTTGTGGCAGGATATCTGATTATTTACAATATTTTCCAAATTTCCGTTTCCGCAGATATCCAATTCTACGGAAAACTGAAAACTCTGGGAACCACGAAAAAACAGATTAAGAAGCTGATTTACGGACAGGCCAACCGTCTTTGTCTGATAGGAATTCCTCTGGGGCTGCTTTTAGGCTGGCTTTTGGGCAAGAAACTGGTACCGGCTCTGATAAGCTGGGCAGAGGGGACGGCAGTGGTTTCTGTAAATCCCTTAATTTTCCTTGGCTCCGCTGTGTTTGCCTGGCTTACGGTTATGATTTCCTGTCTGCGTCCGGCAAGAATTGCAGGTAAAATTTCTCCTGTAGAAGCCCTTCGTTATTGCGACGCAGAAACCAGGACAAAAAAGAAGAAGAAAAAACGTCCTCAAACCGTAACAGTTGCACAGATGGCATGGGCGAATCTTTGGAGGAACAAAAAACGAACCGTAACCGTACTGCTTTCGCTGACCCTGGCGCTGGTTCTGCTGTCTGCCTTTTATGCCAAAAATGCGGCTTTTGATATGAATATATATCTGGAAGAGCTGGCGATTGCAGATTTTCAGTTTGACGATGCTGACAGTGAGGAGCGGGTAAACGGATATGACCCGCTTGAAAGTACCGTTGATGAAGCGCTTTTGGAAAAGCTGCGGAAGCTTCCCGGTAAAACAGGGGAAGGGCGGGCTTATTCACGGGAAATTTCCATGACGCTTAGCGACAATGCAGTAAAAAACATGAAAAATTATTATACCGCGGAAGTTCTGCAGGAATGGGCTTCCTATGACAAGGCAGGGGCAGAGGGCTGTGAGCAGGCCATGGAAACAAAAGAAGTAAGAGCAGAAATCTGGGGAATTGAGGGGATTCCTCTGGAAAGCCAGACAAAGGAATCCTATCTTTTAAACGGAACTTTTGACAAAGACAAATTTGCCACAGGAAAATATATTCTGGCAGAGGGGCCGGGCACAGAAGAAAAGGGAGTTACCATGCCGACTTATTCGGTAGGAGAAAAGGTAGAAATTCAGGGAGAAACCTTTGAAGTTATGGCTGTGACTGCGCCGTTGGTATCTGTAACAGAGGGAGCCAGCGAGAAAGGAAATAAAAACGGATACAGTATGAAATTTCTGCTGCCTGCAGATGTATTTTCCGGACTCTGGCCGGACAGTACCGTGAGAAAATTCTATGTAAATGTAGACACAGAGAAGGTACTGGAAGCAGAAGAACAGGTGCAGGCGTATCTGAGGGAAACCGGAAATTCCTCTAATCTCACCTCTAAAAATACCATAGCGCAGCAATATGAAAAAGAAACCAGATCCTCGGCTGTGATGGGAAATGCCATCAGTATTATCATTGCTATTGTGGGGATTCTGAACTTTATCAACAGCATGGTAACCTCTGTAGTCAGCCGCAGAAAAGAATTTGCCATGATTCAAAGCGTGGGTATGGGCAAAAAACAGCTGCGGAAAATGCTGGTTTTGGAAGGACTCTATTATGCAGGACTGACGCTAACCGCTTCCTATCTTTTCAGCAGCCTTGTGGTTGGAATTGTTATTCGCGGCATGACGCAGGGAGGCATGACAAGCTTTCATTTTACCCTGTTTCCATTGGTAATATGTACCCCTCTTCTGGTGGCTTTTGCAGTGGCAGTGCCGTATTTCTGTTTCAGAAATCTGGAGAAGCAGAGCCTGGTGGAACGGCTGCGGAATGAGTAA
- a CDS encoding aspartate kinase produces the protein MLAVMKFGGSSVADLEKIRNVAERCIKKWKEGNQVIVVLSAMGKTTDGLIGQAHQIADMPSRREMDMLLSTGEQVSVSLMAMTMLKMGVPAISLNAWQVAMHTTSAYQNAKLKRIDTERIQKELDSNKIVVVTGFQGINKYDDVTTLGRGGSDTTAVALAAAMNADVCEIYTDVDGVYSADPRIVPNARKMDEVTYEEMLEFASLGAKVLHNRCVEMARRYNVKLVVKSSMSEEEGTVVKESTKMEKMLISGVATDKNIAKITVAGMKDDPESTFRLLNLLAKHGMNIDVMIQSLEKDGTKTLTFTIARPDMLMAAELLKQHGDVLGRVDISCEEDVAKVSVVGAGVSSNPGVAAKMFEALSDAGINTDMITTSEIRITAVIAEDEAEAAMRVVHDRFAAEWE, from the coding sequence ATGCTTGCAGTAATGAAATTCGGCGGAAGTTCTGTGGCAGATTTAGAGAAAATCAGAAATGTGGCAGAACGATGTATTAAGAAGTGGAAGGAAGGAAATCAGGTTATCGTAGTGCTTTCTGCTATGGGAAAGACCACAGACGGGCTGATTGGTCAGGCACACCAGATTGCAGATATGCCCTCCAGAAGAGAAATGGATATGCTGCTGTCCACAGGAGAACAGGTATCCGTGTCCCTTATGGCCATGACCATGCTCAAAATGGGTGTGCCGGCGATTTCTTTAAATGCCTGGCAGGTGGCTATGCATACAACATCTGCTTATCAGAATGCAAAATTAAAGAGAATTGACACAGAGCGTATTCAAAAAGAGCTGGATTCCAATAAAATTGTAGTGGTGACCGGCTTTCAGGGAATCAATAAATATGATGATGTAACAACTCTTGGAAGAGGCGGTTCAGATACCACAGCCGTTGCCCTTGCAGCAGCTATGAACGCAGATGTCTGTGAGATTTATACAGATGTGGACGGCGTATACAGCGCAGACCCCCGAATTGTTCCGAATGCCAGAAAAATGGACGAAGTGACCTACGAGGAAATGCTGGAGTTTGCTTCTCTTGGGGCAAAGGTACTGCATAACCGCTGTGTAGAAATGGCAAGAAGGTACAATGTGAAACTGGTAGTAAAATCCAGTATGAGTGAGGAAGAGGGAACAGTTGTAAAGGAGAGTACAAAAATGGAAAAAATGCTCATAAGCGGTGTGGCAACAGACAAAAATATTGCGAAAATTACAGTGGCAGGTATGAAAGACGATCCGGAAAGCACCTTCCGTCTTTTAAATCTTCTGGCAAAGCATGGAATGAATATTGATGTGATGATTCAGTCTTTGGAAAAGGACGGAACAAAAACCCTGACCTTTACCATTGCAAGACCGGATATGCTCATGGCAGCAGAGCTTTTAAAGCAGCATGGAGATGTGCTGGGCAGGGTAGATATCAGTTGTGAAGAAGACGTGGCAAAGGTTTCCGTGGTAGGCGCAGGCGTCAGCTCTAATCCGGGCGTGGCGGCAAAAATGTTTGAAGCGCTTTCTGATGCGGGGATTAATACAGATATGATTACCACTTCTGAAATCCGCATCACGGCTGTGATTGCAGAAGATGAGGCAGAGGCAGCTATGCGGGTCGTACATGATCGATTTGCGGCAGAGTGGGAATGA
- a CDS encoding ROK family transcriptional regulator yields MTKKQITNIEVKKNNRNRIFRYILKNGIVSNPDIAYQLQMSLPTVTQNTKEFLERGILQEVGELASTGGRRAKGLKVCADFRLAAGMDITGNHVSMLLLDLQGKILDFVRFSKSYEKGKGYYLELADMLEQFLDKNNVERERFLGLGISFPGIVNFQKNAITYSHVLGVEWLPLEEVSSSFPYPCFFLNDANAGAYAEGLQAEDGEEFFYLSLSNTVGGALFAKGELSQGKNFRCGEAGHMTLVPEGDLCYCGKKGCLDAYCSAKRLADSKGGKLEEFFCALKTEEAEGEALWEDYTEKLALAVNNLHMILDCDIVLGGYVGSYLEPYLDMLWKKIYERNTFGESMPFVKACRYKKGAAALGAGLRVIENFLETV; encoded by the coding sequence ATGACAAAAAAGCAGATAACGAATATAGAAGTAAAAAAGAATAATCGAAACAGAATTTTTCGTTATATTCTGAAAAATGGGATAGTTTCCAATCCGGATATTGCCTATCAACTGCAAATGAGTCTTCCTACAGTTACTCAGAATACAAAAGAATTTTTGGAAAGGGGAATTTTGCAGGAAGTGGGAGAGCTGGCTTCCACCGGGGGAAGACGGGCAAAGGGTTTAAAAGTCTGCGCGGACTTCCGTCTTGCAGCAGGAATGGATATTACAGGAAATCATGTGAGCATGCTTCTTTTGGATTTGCAGGGAAAGATTCTGGATTTTGTACGGTTTTCAAAGTCCTATGAAAAAGGGAAGGGGTATTATCTGGAACTGGCAGATATGCTGGAACAATTTCTGGATAAAAACAATGTGGAAAGAGAACGGTTTCTGGGACTTGGAATTTCTTTCCCGGGGATTGTGAATTTTCAGAAAAATGCCATTACCTATTCCCATGTTCTGGGCGTAGAGTGGCTGCCCCTGGAAGAGGTCAGCAGCAGTTTTCCCTATCCCTGTTTTTTCTTAAACGATGCCAATGCAGGGGCTTATGCAGAGGGACTGCAGGCGGAAGACGGAGAAGAATTTTTTTATCTTTCTCTCAGCAATACTGTGGGAGGCGCTTTGTTTGCAAAGGGAGAACTTTCTCAGGGAAAAAATTTTCGCTGCGGAGAGGCGGGACATATGACGCTTGTTCCTGAGGGGGATTTATGTTATTGCGGAAAGAAAGGGTGTCTGGACGCGTATTGTTCTGCGAAGCGTCTGGCTGATAGCAAAGGCGGAAAGTTGGAGGAGTTTTTCTGCGCTTTAAAGACGGAAGAGGCGGAAGGCGAAGCGCTCTGGGAAGATTATACAGAGAAGCTGGCTCTGGCTGTGAATAATCTTCATATGATTTTAGATTGTGATATTGTACTGGGCGGCTATGTGGGCAGCTATCTGGAACCCTATCTGGATATGCTCTGGAAAAAAATTTATGAGAGGAATACCTTTGGGGAGAGCATGCCTTTTGTAAAAGCATGCCGCTATAAAAAAGGGGCGGCAGCTCTGGGGGCAGGTCTGAGAGTGATAGAAAATTTTTTGGAAACTGTGTAA
- a CDS encoding NAD(P)-dependent alcohol dehydrogenase, whose protein sequence is MKGKMKTAVMLDIGKMGFEEREIPTPKDNEVLVKLEYVGICGSDLHYYESGAIGDFVVKPPFVLGHEPGGTVVEVGKNVTHLKVGDRVALEPGKTCGHCEFCREGKYNLCPDVEFFATPPVDGVFQEYVAHEAGLCFKLPENVSTLEGALIEPLAVGFHAAIQGDAHLGQKAVVMGAGCIGLVSMMALKARGVTEVYVVDIMDKRLEKATELGASGVINGAKEDVVKRIRELTEGKGVDLVIETAGSEITTRQAVQITKKGAAIVLVGYSKSGEITLPMSLALDKELTFKTVFRYRHIYPMAIDAVASGKVNLKGIVTDIFDLDEVQKAMDYSIHNKAEIVKGVIKIC, encoded by the coding sequence ATGAAGGGTAAAATGAAAACAGCTGTCATGCTGGACATTGGAAAAATGGGATTTGAGGAAAGAGAAATTCCCACACCAAAGGATAACGAGGTTTTGGTAAAGTTGGAATATGTGGGCATCTGTGGCAGCGATTTGCATTATTATGAATCCGGAGCAATCGGAGATTTTGTGGTAAAGCCGCCATTTGTGCTGGGGCATGAACCGGGTGGTACGGTTGTGGAAGTTGGAAAAAATGTAACACACTTAAAAGTGGGGGATCGGGTGGCTTTAGAACCGGGCAAAACCTGTGGACACTGCGAATTCTGTAGAGAAGGAAAATACAATCTCTGTCCGGACGTGGAGTTCTTTGCCACACCCCCTGTCGATGGAGTTTTTCAGGAATATGTGGCACATGAGGCAGGGCTTTGCTTCAAGCTTCCGGAGAATGTAAGCACCCTGGAAGGAGCTTTAATTGAACCGCTGGCTGTTGGTTTCCATGCAGCCATTCAGGGTGATGCGCATCTTGGACAAAAGGCAGTGGTTATGGGGGCTGGCTGCATTGGTCTGGTATCTATGATGGCATTAAAGGCAAGAGGGGTCACAGAGGTTTATGTGGTAGATATTATGGACAAACGTTTGGAAAAAGCTACGGAATTAGGTGCATCAGGAGTCATTAACGGCGCAAAGGAAGATGTTGTAAAGCGCATCAGAGAGCTGACAGAGGGAAAAGGCGTTGATTTGGTTATTGAAACAGCAGGAAGTGAAATTACCACAAGACAGGCTGTGCAGATTACAAAGAAAGGCGCAGCTATTGTGCTGGTAGGATACAGCAAGAGCGGAGAAATTACACTACCTATGAGCCTTGCGCTGGATAAGGAACTGACCTTTAAAACTGTATTCCGATATCGCCATATTTATCCCATGGCAATTGATGCGGTAGCTTCCGGAAAAGTTAATTTAAAGGGCATTGTAACGGATATTTTTGATTTGGACGAGGTGCAGAAAGCAATGGATTACAGTATCCATAATAAGGCAGAAATTGTAAAAGGGGTAATTAAAATTTGTTAA
- the rlmD gene encoding 23S rRNA (uracil(1939)-C(5))-methyltransferase RlmD, producing MENSGRYSQSWVWKIPGITEIKVISTFAKGKGKNLESGIYAQGSHRVLPVKTCFLHQPILDKAVEAVRRAVSDCKYQPYDEDRRTGLIRHVLVRHSLTTDEVMAVLVTASPVLPGAKAFVKKVRELCPNITTIVQNVNARSTSAVLGDREKILYGKGFITDSLCGVRFRIAASSFYQVNPKQTEILYKKAIEAAGLNGKQTVLDAYCGVGTIGLTAAKHAKNVLGVELNKSAVQCAIENAKANHLKNARFLCGDATRFYTENGGKSRAGERSIYGSAQSRQHPGIFAGCKPNEAGKAGVYFL from the coding sequence TTGGAAAATTCGGGAAGGTACAGCCAATCCTGGGTATGGAAAATCCCTGGAATTACAGAAATAAAGGTGATTTCGACTTTTGCAAAAGGAAAAGGGAAGAATCTGGAGAGCGGAATCTATGCTCAGGGAAGCCACAGAGTTCTTCCTGTAAAAACCTGTTTTTTGCATCAGCCGATTCTGGATAAAGCAGTGGAAGCTGTGCGAAGAGCGGTGTCAGACTGTAAATATCAGCCTTATGATGAAGATAGGAGAACAGGGCTTATCCGGCATGTACTGGTAAGGCACAGTCTTACTACAGATGAGGTTATGGCTGTGCTGGTGACGGCCTCTCCTGTTTTGCCAGGAGCAAAGGCATTTGTAAAAAAGGTACGGGAGCTTTGTCCGAATATTACGACTATTGTGCAGAATGTAAATGCCCGCTCCACCAGTGCGGTGTTGGGGGACAGGGAGAAAATCCTGTATGGAAAAGGATTTATTACAGACAGTCTTTGCGGCGTAAGGTTCCGTATTGCGGCTTCCAGTTTTTATCAGGTAAACCCCAAACAGACAGAGATTTTATACAAAAAAGCCATTGAGGCAGCGGGACTTAACGGAAAACAGACGGTGCTTGATGCTTACTGCGGTGTAGGAACCATTGGACTGACTGCTGCAAAACATGCAAAAAATGTGCTGGGAGTGGAGTTAAACAAAAGTGCTGTGCAGTGTGCTATAGAAAATGCAAAAGCAAACCATTTGAAAAATGCCCGCTTTTTATGCGGAGATGCGACAAGGTTTTATACAGAAAATGGCGGCAAGAGCAGAGCAGGTGAACGTAGTATTTATGGATCCGCCCAGAGCCGGCAGCACCCCGGAATTTTTGCAGGCTGTAAGCCGAATGAAGCCGGAAAAGCTGGTGTATATTTCCTGTAA
- a CDS encoding TnpV protein, translated as MKSTFEKMGGTYTLGADGIYYPNLVSTDEEPHYGKYGMMRKTYLKEHRLAMYSLYMLEDRLVEHLNLVDDEAQERMDILVRQMMEQQGITEELKARDQMEWVRAVNNIRNAAEEIVLKELVYI; from the coding sequence ATGAAAAGCACATTTGAAAAAATGGGTGGAACCTACACACTTGGCGCAGACGGAATTTACTATCCGAATCTTGTCAGTACAGATGAAGAACCGCATTATGGGAAATATGGAATGATGCGGAAAACATATCTGAAAGAGCATCGTCTGGCAATGTATTCACTGTATATGTTGGAAGACAGACTGGTGGAACATCTGAATCTTGTGGACGATGAAGCACAGGAGAGAATGGATATTCTGGTACGTCAGATGATGGAGCAGCAGGGCATTACGGAAGAATTGAAAGCTCGTGATCAGATGGAATGGGTCAGAGCGGTAAACAATATCCGGAATGCTGCAGAAGAGATTGTGTTAAAAGAATTAGTGTATATTTAA